The Corallococcus exiguus genome includes a region encoding these proteins:
- a CDS encoding serine/threonine protein kinase has protein sequence MRMPKALLLGSVLLLGAPSGCTTAGGVALRPDGTPGPQECPAKALEVMRYLRLRVGDAALADLDANQIDARRISLYDGPIESILKDDMGTLEATTRLYGQVWTSGPQVVIRWYEAHPPDGDKVPICAVARLSRDQMRKLPESKPGMAILDGSVAAAYIVDSFR, from the coding sequence ATGCGCATGCCCAAGGCCCTGTTGCTCGGCTCCGTTCTCCTGCTTGGCGCCCCTTCTGGCTGCACTACGGCTGGCGGTGTCGCGCTACGCCCCGACGGCACCCCAGGACCGCAGGAGTGCCCGGCGAAGGCGCTCGAAGTGATGCGGTACCTGAGGCTGCGGGTTGGGGATGCCGCGCTGGCGGATCTCGATGCCAACCAGATCGACGCAAGACGCATCTCGCTCTACGACGGACCCATTGAGAGCATCCTCAAGGACGACATGGGCACCCTTGAGGCGACGACGCGCTTGTATGGGCAGGTCTGGACGAGCGGGCCCCAGGTCGTCATTCGCTGGTACGAGGCCCACCCGCCAGATGGCGACAAGGTTCCCATCTGCGCCGTGGCTCGGCTCAGCCGGGATCAGATGCGGAAGCTGCCTGAGTCAAAGCCCGGAATGGCGATTCTCGACGGCTCTGTGGCAGCTGCCTACATCGTCGATTCATTTCGCTGA